Part of the Montipora foliosa isolate CH-2021 chromosome 13, ASM3666993v2, whole genome shotgun sequence genome is shown below.
aaatgattaAAAAGTGGTCACCGACAggtaaaacacgcatgttgtgtaacatgaaacaggatacgaaagttatgaaaaacaaatcatgataatgtaaaattttgcaataaaaatatcaatgtagtagagaagaattatacaccttattccaaaatggccgccatttaaatattcttttgtttttgttcaaataagcccttgatgcctcgttcttaagcttaaaattcaagagactattttatcttgaacgaggcaataagggccaatttgtatccgcataaatcagcggccattttggaataaggcgtatattaaagcacaaaagtatcttacaataaaGAGGAAGCTCACgctttattggctaatcgtgttcattaccatgacgacacctatattctcacatgtgaaagataaaaatgatatgttcactgcgtgCGGCGAAGAtgtgattttttagtaaaaggagaaatcctggtaattcatcagtatctatataataaatggcaataattaaattaatataGATTTTTACTAAAGGAGAAAATTTTGGCATAGTTCATATAGCCCAAGCAGAATGAAACTCAACATTCCAGTCGTGTACCATGTCTCCCTTTTATCGCTGGTCTGTTAGGTGTTCTCAACCATTGAATGTTATAACTGGTCCAAATAGAGATCAATAAGTTTTTAGTAGCTGCGAAATTTCATGAAATCGTTGATGTAACTTCTCTTAATGCAAGTATTTCAGCCACTTTCACCCACAACAGTTTTATAGGCCTTCAATGCCTCCTTTTATTGCTGTTCAAGGGCACATCTTAATGATTATTTTTACTGATGTTACTGATTGAATTCATGATGTTCATCAACCACAATTTGTTTAAGTGCAAAATTCAATGGAATTGTACTTTCGTGACAAACGTAAGTAAAGCACATTCATTCATAAGGTTAGTTTGGACgcttttaataaaataattattttccttATTATTAATtcataaaatattgttttcaaaagaCAGTGTTacagaatttctttttctttgaaaaaaccAACTCACACTTTAAAAGTGTCTGTAAAAGATGTTAAATTGCGTGAAGTTAGTGAGAAATGAAGTAAATTGTACAATAATTAAATATAAACTGCTGGAATGTTTTGGCAGAAGCCTGAAACCTCATTTTAATTCTTGTCCACTGTGGACTCTTTTCCATTGAAGCTGATTGATGGCTGATCAGCAAAGCTTACATGGCCAGTATATCTCCGTATCTCCCTCAAAGCTGCGTTATTCCAGCCGTGCTTGTTCAATTTCTGTAAAGAAACACCCAGCTAAGTTAAAGATGTGTCTAACGTAGGCTGTAGTTGTATTGTCTGTATCTCCATGTTTCAGCACCTAGCAAAGTCCCTTTGGCTTGTGGCTGTTTTTTCTTACctggcctcatacaccataagGTTTTTTGTCATGTCTTTACCAAGCCGGCCACATTTTCTGGAGAGAATATGCTATCTGTGCCCCACTTTTTGCGGAGAGTGTGTGGCTTCTCTTATGTCCCAGAGAAGGGTGTACTATTGATAGACCTCATTCGAAAAGACTCAAACGTTTATCTAAGactatttgcagatgaaataTAAAAGGCAACTCATGTTGCACAGCTATGTGAAGACCCTAACTGTTTGTCCGTTCAGGGCTTGAACCGGTggacccccccctcccccctcccccctcccccgcaaTTCCCCACAAGTCCAACTGACTGCCTAGTCCGAAAAACTGGGACGATTTCATGGTTTTGAATGCAAGTGGAATAGAATGGAATGAATTGAACGAAAAGAAACGGAATCAGAATAAATGGAAATTAGAGGTGTGGCAAATCCATAAAGCGCTCACTCGTCCAatgaatctcaatcaaactggAATCCTTAAATGCCTGACATATTAGCGGCGCTGTCCAAGGACGGGGCGAATTGTCTGACGATTAATTTTTACAGAGTACCTCGTCACTTCCCTGTCGTGCATTCACAACGTTTCTTTTCTCTGATAATCGAGGAAGACCTGGAGGAACTTGACAGGAAACGGAAAATAAAACTATTATTACGTAGACAGAGCATTGGAGTTTTGTTTTACGGGAAGCTTCACTCCAACAAAAGGATAACTTAATGCCGTAAACCGAAGGAAGTATGTTCATTATCAAATTTGCTTGACCCACCTTGaggtttcacatgtacctccgcaaatgtcatttattgcataacctgtacgttatgcaataaatcatacattggcgagacaggtagacgactaggcgaccgattccgcgaacacttTCGCAAttttgagaagaatgacaaggatgcatcaaagccagtcgctcgtcattttaatctccctaaccactccaaacaacacatggctatccgcggcctttccctacatcaaggtacgaacgaaagccgcaagaatttggaacaaaaattcatcttccaaatcggcacccttaatctccacggtattaacgaacgcttttcatttaactaatgtattcctgaCTAGTATTTACAaggttaaaaatttaaaaaaaggtaaaagacCGAACGTTTTCGGCGTTAAGCCATCTTCAGGGTAATgtattccttttatttttttatttgttttgctttttggttTTTGAAATGGAGTGTTTCTATCGCTGGAAACAAAATTGCATTTTACAATTACTCATGGCAATTTTCGAATGTAACGTGTTACGGTTGCTCCTGGGTCATTCCACGGTATTTCGTCcgttgcggaatctacattcAGAGCTTTTTGGTGTGGGATATCTTGAAATTTATGCAACATAGCAAAGTAATATCACTTCTGCATGGTAGATGACTATTAGATCTATGCACAAGAGTGGTTTGATTCGTACTGATACAGATGATCGGGAGGCCATCCTAAATTATATggctgttgcggaatctacacaaaattctctattttcataaCACCATATTCAAATTAGAATCCCTCTGAATTTGGCATGAATTTAATATGTCTGTCTGCTTTACAGTAAAGGGCATTTATCTTTCTTATACAAATCCCAAAACATTTAAGTTCTGTTGAACACATCTCCATTATCATTGGTTCAATTTAAATGATGGtgctgttgcggaatctacgTTGCGGAATCTATATCAGGTACTTTTattaaagcaacaacaacaacaacagcaaagaacttaaagaacaaaaattgaaCTTGCACTAGCATGGCAACTACagtataataacaaaaatgcaGTTTTGTCAGTAAAATGAGCATAAGATGTACCTTAATGAAGTGCAATTccataaatttacattatcgacCATACTACGTCATTACATGCCATGTAAAATAATCTCTAAACCTGAAATAATTTAAGAAATCCATCTGAAAACATTACTATAATGATGATCTTGTTTAACGTATTTCCAAGTCAAAACTTATGCACTGCTTATAAATGTTCTGATCACAACtaatcaataattttaaaatgatgcaTCTTTTGACGAGAAATTACATGTGCGTTGGGAGGACTAGGGCCTAAAAAATGCAGCAATGAAAGGACACCCAACAGTAACAAAGCTAAACAGAGAAGCAGTCATCAGGTGTGTCAATGCACAACAAATCCCAGTGATCAAGTTGCTCTTAGAAAGTCTAAATTAGGAAACAACACAATGCCACTAATGATTTGCATGCACGTCattcatcattaattttgatgaaggttttcaagaaatgttaacAGTGGATCCTGCTGAAAAAGCATGCACTTTGTTCCCACATGAATCAAAAAAGcattattttagaaattcttttgGTTAAATTATGGGAAATGTTAGAGCTAACTCACAACCGCTGTAGTTCCTTGAACAGaattgtagattccgcaacaaaaaaagactaattttttttgcccttaGAAGAACAAATTCGGGATATATTGGTGCAGTACAACTTACCTCTTGGCATGAATTAGAACTTACCAAACTGGgttaaatttgtttacatttgttcactaataaagaaaactttttagtgtcaaaatgttgcggaatctacatttTGAACATGGAAGGCAAATGCTGCTTAGCTGTAACGACAAGGTTAAGGTCAACTActtgttttacaaaaagaaccaatatTAGAAGATATCTAGAGGTCTTACTAAAAGTTCCAGCTTTTAATTGTTTCGTAACCAAACAAGATATTTGTAGATTCCACAACAGCTATTTCATTCCTGttgataattaattataatttatgcaactgTGCCGAGTTGTCAATGGAAGGCACCTTTTGTAATGTAAAATTAAGACACTGTACTACAATTTAGAACATATCTGGATCCAGTTTGAAGACGTTTAAAAACTGATGTCCAGGTATTAGCTTACTGTGGAATGACCctgatttgttttgaaacaaagaaCTCCTGTTTATCGATCGTTTCACGTCACAGCTGCTCAAGATGGCGGAGAAAATAGTGAttcaaaatttcatttatttcggataaaTGATTTACAATTGTGGTTTTAAAGTTTATTTATCTTAGAACGGAGTTCCCTTTAATCGAGGGCTCCAAATGATACAAAAACCGAAGAAAGGAGTTTAAAAATAGAACAGTCTTGTGGCAAAGCAAATACTTGCAACCAGTCTCATTTCGAAGGAGATGATTATGTTAAGTGAAAATTACCGCTAATTTCACGCGCGCTTCAGCGCTACATGACGCACTAAATTACTGTACGCGCAATGAAAAGCTTGATTCAAAAAATGGTAGCCTTTGCTCCAAGCCTCCTAATCGAACCCGACTCCGGTTTCCCGAGGGGCAATTACTCTTTGGACCTTTTCAATGATTCGACGGTCAGCATGAAACGTACGCAGtaagtagcctgcgaacgcagacgtatttccggcggtcgtttcttcGGGTGAGGGAAACGAccaccggaaatacgtctgcgttcgcatgCTAGCAGCAAGTGATTGTGTATTAATGTGGCGATGTGGTTGTTCTCATACATTTATGTACACAGACAGATTTTCAAAGCGTTTTTTACTTACTAATGCCAACAGCCGGACCGTCTGGCTCGGGTCTAGTGGGACGATGGGAAGGCCACTTGCCTTTCCCCGAAATATACGGGGATGGATCTCTGTAGACGAAGCGCGACGTGGACTGGAGACTATAGTGAATCTTAGGCGGCTCCCCTGTTGGTGATAAAGCGATGGAAGGTTATTCCTTTAGCcctaaccaggtgatctggtgacgtaattggaggactgggaagaaaaatttcaacgccgtatcccacaaccgcgcgcggccttaggttttgtttccaaatttcctgcagtattttcatcgccaaaactcaacaaatcattccgtgtctcccacatttcctgttactgaaggAACATTCAAGTGGAAAACGCCGAGATCTAACCtagcctctgccatgttgaattcggaaataacattcaaggccgcgcgcggttgtgggatacggcgttaaaatttttctccccagtcctccgaattacgtcaccaaaTCACATGAAAGAGTGATCAGCATTTAATTTGGCCCCTAATCAAACGGTTATTGGAATGACCAGTTATTTTACAATTTCTTGATTTGTAAACAGATTCTCCTTATTGgtaccaaaacaaaaatgtagAGAGCAGTTCAGAGAATACGCATTTTGATAGTAGAGCGGGGTTACATTTCTTGGAGTTTCGGAAGTTTTTGTACTTGTAGTAGGACCCACAAAAATAGATCTCCATTCTTCGATGATGACCGCAATCCATTTAGGCAAAACTTTGAGAACCGTGCCATCAACTTGTGACACCTTGGTTATGGATACCGGTCTCTGGAAACTGTTCAACATCTCGTTCCCAAGGCATTTTTTTGTCACGATCTCACCGCTAAGCAAGCCGCGACAGGATTAGGGAGATGATATTTCCCCCGTCTCAATTCTCCTGATTCTCGTTGCTCTTTCCTAAAATAACTCTCGCATGCGACTCCAATGGATAGCTTACTTGTAGGCAATTCAGCAAGGCTGCTGTCTAACGCTCGCCCGGGGCGCCTTACTTGCGAAcgcgggcgaccaaatttcagaacgagtagcccgaacgggcgcctaaagtgattcatcctcacttttaattaattaattctggtctcttgaaaaaatgactcgggctactaacttttaatatTGGAAGCCCTTAGGGCTCCGGAAACTGATTTTCTCAGGCAGCAGCCTGTGTGTGTGTGTCGAAGTTACTCAAATGCCCTTAAAATGATGTAATCGATGAAGTACCTCTTTCTTCATAGGGTGATACTTGCGATCTTGGCCCGCATGAGAAATTTGTCAAATCTGTTAGTGGAAGATGTTCATGTTGTTAATTTGCAGTCCTTTTATTATCTAAGCCTTCCCGACAAAAACTAGACTAAACCTATTACTGACCCGTTCACACCAAATCTTAACCATGTTTTGAACATatttagttaaacacggtttcaaagtgttttctatTTAAATCTTGTACACTGATTTTGTCgactacaaatttagcacagtcctacatttttctgtgactgattttcattttgttaaacccagtttaattaaacatatgatgtcttgttggtgtgaatggggtatagGATACATTTATTAGCTAGACTAGACTTAAACTTACAGCGAAAGTGCAAATAGTTTGTCCAGTGAGTTGATAAAGGAAAATTGACCACTGACGTACCGCAAGGATATAACATTAGTCTTTTCGCTTTGACAAAGCGCTAACACCCGAAACGTCACCTTTATAACCTCCCTCACCCCCAATTATCTATGTGCAGATATGTCGCATAAAAAGGAAGTTCTTTTTGGTCGGCTACAGATAAAATGGTTGGGGATTTATTCTTCCTTGTAGAACAGAGTTCAAAATTCCAGCAATGTTGAGTAATCATTCGTTgatttgaaaagtgtatcaaacgAGTATACGACAGCAAAAACAGCTAGTGGTTTAAGAATTTGATGTAGTGAAATGTTCGGGATTATTGAATTC
Proteins encoded:
- the LOC137982057 gene encoding uncharacterized protein, whose protein sequence is MPIALLSSRKRKTTTLIHYGHVETKPRDLQARILSPTRRHNPQPLGLVYQSPLHSNAQPYAIWNPDFRHTRTRYPSLMGHLDLTNFSCGPRSQVSPYEERGEPPKIHYSLQSTSRFVYRDPSPYISGKGKWPSHRPTRPEPDGPAVGIIPPGLPRLSEKRNVVNARQGSDEKLNKHGWNNAALREIRRYTGHVSFADQPSISFNGKESTVDKN